TGCCCGCATGGCTAGCATCGAGGCCCGAACTCGCTTGCGCGGCAAGAGGATTACCTGTGCTGGACACCACTGCACTGCTCGACCAGATCGTGCCGGCCGCCGAAGCCGCGGCCGCCGCCTACGGCGTGAGCGTGCTGACCAGAACCCAGGATGCGGCCGCCAACGCGACCGTAGGGCTGGGGCAGCGCCTCATCCACAGGCTCCTGCACCATGACGCCGACACGGCCCCCGACTCCGCCCCCGTGCGCACCGCGGTCGTACGCCTTGCGGAGGCGGGCGCGGACCCGGAGCTGCTCGCCCTGCACCGCGCGGAGCTGAGGCTCGCGCTGCGCACGGCACTCACGGAGGCACCGGGCCTCGCCGCGGAACTCTCGGCCCTGCTCCCCGCACCTCCGCCTCCCCCCGTCGTCCACGCCGAGGGCGAGCGCTCCGTTGCCGTGGGTGGGGACAATTCGGGGACCATCTCCACCGGCGACGGCGCGGGGGGCGCCCCCCGGCGGTGAGTGACCGGCCCGGTGCGCGAGCGGACGGCGCGCGCTCCGTCGCCGTGGCAGGGGACAACCATGCGCACATCTTCACCGGCGACGGCGTAACGGTCGTCTCCGGGTCGGGCCGTCGCCCGGTCACGCCGGCCGAGAACCTGCATGCGCTCAGGCAGAGGGTCCTCGCCGACCTGGGGCAGGACCAGGTTCAGCAGCAGTTGCGGAGCGGGCATCCGCTGCCCGTGCACTGTCGGGCGGCACCCGAGGAGTTGACCGGCCGGAGGGACGGCGCCCGGGAGACCTCGGCGGCACTGGCGGATGGTTCCCCGCTGGACCTGGCAGGTCCGCTGAGGAACCTCGCGGCTGTCTACACGAAGGAAAGGCGCAGCCAACTGCTGGTGCTGGGCCGAGCCGGTTCGGGGAAGACCATTTTGGTCCGACGCTTCGCGCAGGCCTGGTTGGAGAGCGCCGACTGGACCGACAGGGAACCAGTGCCGGTGATCTTCAGTCCTGGATCATGGGACCCCACCGCCACGTCCCTGCGGGACTGGCTGATCGACCGCCTGGAGCGGGATCACCCCTTCCTGGCCAGGCGGGTTCCCCATGAGCGGACATGGGCCACTCAACTGATCGTCATGGGCCACGTGCTGGCGATCCTGGACGGGTTCGACGAGATGGCGGAGGACCTTTACCCACCCGCGCTGCGGCAACTCAGGGCCTTCAACCTGCCGCTGCTGCTGACGAGCCGCCACGACGCGCTCAGCGGCATCAAGCCGGGCGAAGGGCTCTTTCCGGGGATCGAACTGACGGACCTCACCTTCGACGACTGCGCCGACCGCCTCGACGCCTCGGCCGGATGGGCGTCCGTCCTGGACCGGTTGAGCAGCCACTCCGGCGAACCGGCCGCCGCCCGGCTCGCCTCCGTACTGACCACTCCCCTGATGCTCACCATGGCCGAGGCCTTCCACGCCTCCGGCGGCGATCCTCAATGCTTGCTGAAACTGGCGGAGTCCAGCTCCCGGGACGCGCTGGAGAAGCGCCTCCTGGACGCCTTCGTCCCCAGGACGTACGACCCCATCCTCAACCTGTCCGTCCCGAAGCGCCGACGGTGGAGCGCCGAACGCGCAGGACACTGGCTCGGCTATCTCGCCACGCACCTGAGGAAACAGAAGACGGACGCACAGAAGCCCGACACCCGCGTCATCGGTGCGCAGGACATCGAGTGGTGGCAGCTGGGCACGACCATGAGCCTGCCCGCGCGCATGGTCGTCTCCGGGGTCCTGTGCGGGCTCGTGTCGGGGCCTGCGGTGGCACTCGCCCTTGTCCTCACGAGCAATCCCCAGGCGGCGGTCCTGACCATGTTCCTGAACATGCTGGCGATCGGGCTGGCCTTCGGGCTCGTGCACGGATTCGCGTCGAAACTCAAGGTCGGCGGGGCGTTCAAGCCGTCCCGCATGCAGATCCGGGTCCGCGGCGAGTCGAGGAAGGTGAGGTCGAGGAGGGTGCGGGAGAGCCTCCTCCCCAGAGTCGGCGTCGGGCTGGCCGGCGGACTGATCTTCGGGATCGTCCTGGGTGGCGGATTCGCGGTCTACGCGATGCTGCTGTCCTATTCCTGGCCCGTGGCCGCCCTGCTCTTCGGGAACTGGCTCGTGGCCGGGCCCCTGATCGGACTGGCGGCCGGGGTCATCGTCGCGCTGGTGACCTGGCTCGAGACGGACGCCAAGCCGGAGGAATCAGTCAGTCCGACGGACCTCTTGCGCAGCAACCGCACCATCGTGCTCGTCCAAATGGGCGTGGTGGGGCTGGTCCTCGGGCTCGGATACGGAACCGCTGTCACGCATTTCAACGGCTTCGCCCTCGGCCTCCCTTCCGGGATCGGGGCCGGCCTCGCGGCCGCGATCGGGGGCGGCACGCTGACCGCGTGGGGCCGTTGGGTGGTCCTGGTCCGCCTCTGGCTGCCCCTGTCAGGACACCTCCCCTGGAGGGTGAACGCCTTCCTGGACGACGCCCGCGCCCGAGGCGTCCTGCGCCAGGCCGGCGCGGTCTACCAGTTCCGCCACGCACGGCTGCGGGACCGTCTCGCCGAGGCCCACCGGCAACACGAACAGCCGACGGAAGGCGGGAGCCGATGAGCGCCGGATGCGGCACCGCCCGCGGCGGCACACGGACGTACGGCACGCGGACGTACGGCACCGGAGCGGCGGCCCTGGGAGCCGCCGGAGCGATGACGGCCGCACTGGGCATCGTGGCGGCCTGGGGCACCGTGCCCGCCTCCGCGAAACCGGTGTCGATCGAGCTGAGCTACACCTGCGCGTTCAGAGGCATCGGCACCGTGCCGGTGACGATGAGGGTCAGCACGGACCTCCCGGGTTCGCTCGAAGCCGGCGACTCCAGCCCGAGAGCCGCCGTGAACGGCGTGGCGACGGTGGACGCGAGCTTCACCGGGCTGGCTCCGCTCGTCGGCGCGAGAACCCTGGAGGGCTCCGTGGACGGGACCGCCGACGTGTCCGCGCCGCATGACGACAGGCGCCTGTCCGTGCCCATGACGATCCCCCGGACCTCCATCCCTGCCTCTGGCGCGTTCGACATGTCCGCCAAGGGCACCGCACCCGCCGTCACCTTCACCCGGCCGGGCAACGCGAAGGTCACCGTCGGCGACCTCGGCCTGCACCTCACCCCGAGGGACGCGCACGGCAACCTCACGCCGGTGGGCACGATGAACGCGGCCTGCACGGTGGACCCCGGACAGAACACGGTCCTGCACTCGCTCGTCGTCACGAAGGCGGTGAAGCCGACAGGGACGGTGACGGGGCCGGGGCCCGGGCCGGGGAGAGAGACGGGGCCGGGGCCCGGGCCGGGGAGAGGGACGGGGACCGGGCCGGGGACGGGGCCCGGGGCGGGGGCCGTCGGGAGCGGTTCCGGGACCTCCGGCGGATCGGTCGCGGGCACGCGGCCGGGAGCGGGGGCCGCCCGTTCGACGTCGCATACGACCACCACACCGAACCCGTCACCCAGCACGACCGGATCCGTGCCACCCCGCTCCCCGTCCCCCTCGCCGGGAGCGCCGACGGTCGACACGCCACGGAACGACCCCACGAGCACGCCGGACGGCAAACACCGTGCCCCCGGACCCCAAGCACCCGGTCGCACTGACGTTGGGCGTCCTCGTGACAGGCACCGCCGCGGCACTGGTCGGCCTCGACGCACGCCGGAGAAAACGCCGGGCGGAGGACTGAGCGGGCGCGGCGCCGCGGAATGGGATACGGGCCCGGGCGGAGCCGACCGCCCCACAGCTCACCTCCGCTCGCGGGCAGAGCACTGTCCGGCGGTCGGCATGGCGAGGACTGGGGGTAACGACATCCGGCGCTGCCCGCTGTGGATCAGCCTGCGGACAGCTGCCCGCGCAACACCGTGCTCAGGGTGATGGGTTCGCGGCCGAGCAGGGAGGCCAGTGTCGGGTCGACGGTGGCGAACTCGCCGGCCCGGCCGGCGGCGAAGATGCCGAGCAACTGGTCCGCCGTCTCGGTGGGGACGCCTTGGCTCACCATCTGCTCCCGGAACTGGTCGTCGGGGACGGTGCTCCGCGTAATGGTGCGGCCCGTGAGTTCGGTGGCGAGGGCGGCGATGTCGTCGAAGGAGAGCGGCTGTCCCCCCGTGAGCGGCGGCGTAGGGCCATCGAAGCGGCCTTCGTCGGCCAGGAGGGCGGCGGTTGCGTCGGCGAGGTCGGCGTGCGCGGTCCAGGCGACCGGCCCGTCTTCGGGGAGCGCGAACCGGCCGGACTCCGCCGCGCTGCCGAGGAAGTGCAGCGCGCTGGTGGTGTAGAAGCCGTTGCGCAGCGAGGTGAAGGGCACACCGCAGGCGCGCAGTGCCTCCTCTGTGGCGGCATGGTCGCGGCAGGCCTGGAAGTGCGACGTGGCGCTTGCCCCCATCTGACTGGTGTAGAGGAGGCGACGGGCGCCCGCTGCGACGGCCGCTTCGATCGCGGTGCGGTGCTGTCTGACGCATTCTTCGCCCATTTTGTCGACGGAGATGATGAGCACCTGAGAGGCGCCCTCGAAGGCGTGCGCGAGGCCGGTGGCGTCGGTGAAGCTGCCCTGCCGTACCCGTACCCCTTGGTCGGCGAACAGCTGCGCCTTCTGCGGGTCGCGGACGCTGACGCTGACGCCGACTCGGTCCGCCGGCACGCGCGTAAGCAGCCTCTCGACGATCTGACGCCCCAGCTGTCCGGTGGCTCCGGTCATGATGATCATGATGCGCTCCCGGCCGGCGCCGCCCGCGCCCTGCGCGCCGCACTGCCCGAACAGACGGATCTCAGCAGTGCTGAGCAACATCTGCTGACGGAGTGGCTGAACCGCCTTGCCGCCGACGGCTGATCGCCGGCCCGCGGCTCATGCGTTCTCGCCAGGCGAGGCGGCCGCGGCAAGGGAACGGCTGCGGCGGCCCGGCAGGACATATGTCATCCCCAGGAGATGACTCAAGGACCTACAGGATCGGCTGCCGCCCCTCGTAGGCTCACGGCATGTTCACATCTCACAAAATCGGACGAGACGACCACTGGGAAGGCGTCGTCACCCATAAGTCCCGGGGCATGCTCGACGGCTCGAACATGTACCACTCCGTCGAAGTCCGCCTGGCCGACGGCGAATCCGTGAAGGTCCGGATCAGCCGCCGGCTCTGGAAGTCGATCGAGGTCAACGATCGGATCGTCAAGCGGCCGGGCGCCGACCCGGCCAGGGAGTAGTCCTTCGGGAGCCTGGAGGTGGGACGCCGCTCCTGCCGGTCGGGGCTCGCCGCGGGCCCTGGCCGGCCGGGTGCCGCCGGCGTGCGCGCAGGTCGTAGCTCCAGTCGATCAGCGCTTGCAGCGTGCGTCGCCGGGTGGGTGCGTTCCGGGGGCTGACGGTGAGCAGGCGATGGCGTTCGGACAGGTGCTCCTCGATCTGGCCGAGCGACGGTGCGCGCAGCCACACCGTGGCCGGCTCGATCGCCAGCGGGATTCCGTCGAGCGCGCGGCACAGTCGCGCGATTGCCGCGCAGTCCTGGCTACGGAGAGGGAAGCCGGGCAGCACCGGCGATCGGGCCGGTGCCATGGGGGCGTGCGTGCCGCCGGGGGAGTCCGGTGCGGCGGCGGGGGTCAACGGTATGCGGCGAGGAAGGTGCGGACGCCCGCGTCGGCATAGTGGTCGAGTTCGGGCTGGGTGTGCTGTGGGCTGCCGTGGAACATGGCCTTGTTCACCGGGATCCACAGCAGCAAGCCGGAGAAGTGGTTGGCGGCCAGAAGGGGGTCGTCGATCCGCAGCAGGCCCCGGTCGGCCAGGCGGTGGAAGGTGTCGGCCAGGGTGGCCAGCACCCGCTCGAATCCCTGCTCGTACCAGGTGGCGCCCAGGTCGGGGAAAGCGTCGGCGTTGGCGATGATGAGGCGCCGCAGCTGGAGCACCTGGGGCCGGGTGAGCGTGGTCAGGAACTGGCGGGCCAGCCGAAGCAGGTTCTCCTCCAGTGCGTCCGCGTCGATGGGGATGCCGGCCACCAGATCGATCACGGCCTCGATCCGGTCGGTGGTGGCCAGGACGATCTCGGCGAACAGCTTCTCCTTGTCAGAGAAGTGCTTGTACACCGTCTGCTTGGACACGGCGGCCAGCTTGGCGATGTCGTCCATGCTCGTGCCGGCGTAGCCCTTCTCCATGAACACCGCTGTCGCTGCTTCCATGATCGCCTGGCGCTTGTGGGCAGAGCGTCCGCTGGGTTCGTTCGCTTCCATGTCTCCTCCTCCGAGCGAGAGTACTGGACAGTCCAGTTCCGCAACCAGTACTGTACCGTCCAGTTCGCCAGTACTGGACAGTCCAGTTCCAGTCGCGTCTCGGCTCAGGGGGATCTCGTATGACTCAGGCAATCCATATACCGGCTACCAGTCGTGGGGCCTCGGCTCCGTTCGCCACCCGCGCGCTACTCGGCTGCGGGGCGGTGGCAGGACCGCTGTTCCTCTCGGTGGGGGTGCTCGAGGGCCTGACGCGCACCGGCTTCGACTTCAGCCGAAATGCCATCAGCCAGCTCAGCCTCGGCTCGCTGGGCTGGGTCCAGGTCGCCGGCTTCCTGGTCACCGGTGCGCTGGTCACCGCTGGCGCGGTGGGGTTGCGGCGGGCGATTGGCCGCACCGCCGGCGGCACCTGGGTGCCGCGCTTGGTCGGCGTCTTCGGTGCGTCCTTCGTGCTCGCGGGAGTCTTCAGGGCGGACCCCGGCGCGGGCTTCCCGGCCGGTACACCGGACGGTCCGGCCACGCTGAGCGGGCACGGAACGGTCCACATGCTCAGCGGCACGGTGGGCTACCTTGCGCTGTGCGCCGCGTTCCTCGTGCTTGCCCGACACTTCGCGGTCCACGGCCGGCGCCGCTGGGCCCTGGCCTACCGCCTGCTACCGCTGGTGGTCATCGCCGGGTTCGCCGCCTCGGCCACCACCGTGGCGGCCTTCACCGCCGCAGCCGGTCTCGGCCTGCTCGCGCTCACCGCAGCCACCGCCCGACTGGCCGGCCCCGCGCCGACGTCACGGCCGTAGCGGCTCCAACTCCTGCTCGCACGGCAACAACTCGAGCCCACAGCGCTCAGACAGACAGGATCGTTCGTCATGGCCGCACCGGTGAAAGGCCCCGCCAGCTACTTCCCGTCGATCGAGAAGAAGTACGGCCGCCCGATCGAGGAGTGGAAGGAGTTGATCCGCATTTCACCCCTGACCCAGCACATGGAACTCGTCGCATGGCTCAAGGCCGAGCACGGCCTCGGTCACGGGCACGCCAACGCTCTCGTCGCCCACACCCTCGCCGAGCGCGCCAGCAACTAACCCCGGGTCGGGCGTGAGCTCTGCGGGCGGCGGAACTCACGCCCGACCCCAGGTGCAGTCGGTTCTCGTGAACATCGAACACGCCGACCGCGGGGCGCCTCCCAAAGTGACGAACAACCGCTGTCGGTTCTCGTGAACAGAACCACACACCCCCACCGCACGCCGCCCGGCAGGCATACCCACGCCCACGCCCGCACCCATGGAGCCGGCCGCTCAGCGCCGGGGAGAACCTGGGAGTCTCGACTGGCCGGCGGTTCCTCCTGCCACCGCCGCCGGGGCGGGTAAGGATCCGGCCATCCGTGGCACGACGGCGGGCCCGTTTCGGCCGGTTCGAGGCGAGCGCAGTCGTGTCCTCTGTCGTGCTTCAGACACATCCCACTTTCCGGAGTTCCCCGGAATTTACCGTCTTCGACCTACTTCATATCGCCATCTCTCAATTCCTCAGGGTACGTTCTTCGATTCACCGCGGTTCATCGTGATTTCACCCGCCCAAAATGGCCGGCACCCGGTCGCAGTGCGCCGCGGCGGGC
This portion of the Streptomyces sp. 2114.4 genome encodes:
- a CDS encoding NACHT domain-containing protein; its protein translation is MAGDNHAHIFTGDGVTVVSGSGRRPVTPAENLHALRQRVLADLGQDQVQQQLRSGHPLPVHCRAAPEELTGRRDGARETSAALADGSPLDLAGPLRNLAAVYTKERRSQLLVLGRAGSGKTILVRRFAQAWLESADWTDREPVPVIFSPGSWDPTATSLRDWLIDRLERDHPFLARRVPHERTWATQLIVMGHVLAILDGFDEMAEDLYPPALRQLRAFNLPLLLTSRHDALSGIKPGEGLFPGIELTDLTFDDCADRLDASAGWASVLDRLSSHSGEPAAARLASVLTTPLMLTMAEAFHASGGDPQCLLKLAESSSRDALEKRLLDAFVPRTYDPILNLSVPKRRRWSAERAGHWLGYLATHLRKQKTDAQKPDTRVIGAQDIEWWQLGTTMSLPARMVVSGVLCGLVSGPAVALALVLTSNPQAAVLTMFLNMLAIGLAFGLVHGFASKLKVGGAFKPSRMQIRVRGESRKVRSRRVRESLLPRVGVGLAGGLIFGIVLGGGFAVYAMLLSYSWPVAALLFGNWLVAGPLIGLAAGVIVALVTWLETDAKPEESVSPTDLLRSNRTIVLVQMGVVGLVLGLGYGTAVTHFNGFALGLPSGIGAGLAAAIGGGTLTAWGRWVVLVRLWLPLSGHLPWRVNAFLDDARARGVLRQAGAVYQFRHARLRDRLAEAHRQHEQPTEGGSR
- a CDS encoding DUF6801 domain-containing protein — translated: MRVSTDLPGSLEAGDSSPRAAVNGVATVDASFTGLAPLVGARTLEGSVDGTADVSAPHDDRRLSVPMTIPRTSIPASGAFDMSAKGTAPAVTFTRPGNAKVTVGDLGLHLTPRDAHGNLTPVGTMNAACTVDPGQNTVLHSLVVTKAVKPTGTVTGPGPGPGRETGPGPGPGRGTGTGPGTGPGAGAVGSGSGTSGGSVAGTRPGAGAARSTSHTTTTPNPSPSTTGSVPPRSPSPSPGAPTVDTPRNDPTSTPDGKHRAPGPQAPGRTDVGRPRDRHRRGTGRPRRTPEKTPGGGLSGRGAAEWDTGPGGADRPTAHLRSRAEHCPAVGMARTGGNDIRRCPLWISLRTAARATPCSG
- a CDS encoding NAD(P)H-binding protein produces the protein MIIMTGATGQLGRQIVERLLTRVPADRVGVSVSVRDPQKAQLFADQGVRVRQGSFTDATGLAHAFEGASQVLIISVDKMGEECVRQHRTAIEAAVAAGARRLLYTSQMGASATSHFQACRDHAATEEALRACGVPFTSLRNGFYTTSALHFLGSAAESGRFALPEDGPVAWTAHADLADATAALLADEGRFDGPTPPLTGGQPLSFDDIAALATELTGRTITRSTVPDDQFREQMVSQGVPTETADQLLGIFAAGRAGEFATVDPTLASLLGREPITLSTVLRGQLSAG
- a CDS encoding TetR/AcrR family transcriptional regulator; this translates as MEANEPSGRSAHKRQAIMEAATAVFMEKGYAGTSMDDIAKLAAVSKQTVYKHFSDKEKLFAEIVLATTDRIEAVIDLVAGIPIDADALEENLLRLARQFLTTLTRPQVLQLRRLIIANADAFPDLGATWYEQGFERVLATLADTFHRLADRGLLRIDDPLLAANHFSGLLLWIPVNKAMFHGSPQHTQPELDHYADAGVRTFLAAYR
- a CDS encoding DUF998 domain-containing protein, which gives rise to MAGPLFLSVGVLEGLTRTGFDFSRNAISQLSLGSLGWVQVAGFLVTGALVTAGAVGLRRAIGRTAGGTWVPRLVGVFGASFVLAGVFRADPGAGFPAGTPDGPATLSGHGTVHMLSGTVGYLALCAAFLVLARHFAVHGRRRWALAYRLLPLVVIAGFAASATTVAAFTAAAGLGLLALTAATARLAGPAPTSRP
- a CDS encoding DUF4287 domain-containing protein, with the translated sequence MAAPVKGPASYFPSIEKKYGRPIEEWKELIRISPLTQHMELVAWLKAEHGLGHGHANALVAHTLAERASN